A single genomic interval of Porphyromonas sp. oral taxon 275 harbors:
- a CDS encoding mechanosensitive ion channel family protein codes for MKLLLLTSVLPADTAAASNMRSALDTATQPLNLDVKRWFGHEQLEAGLNALINFGLRVLLVLLLFWLGRIVIRRLQRLIDGILRRRQLDGVAVTLLDSLFSALCYIALGLTLAGILGVKSVSFAAVLASMGLAVGMALSGQLQNLAGGVIIMVTKPFGIGDFISAQGSEGTVRAVKLFHTEVLTPDNKTTFIPNGVLSSNVIVNFSHEGLRRVEWTIGIEYDEDVPRVRGVIQSLLQRDERVLTSPEPTIVLHQLNSSSVDILVRAWVASGDLWAVYWDFNERVYAAFNEQGIGFPFPQLTLHQGK; via the coding sequence ATGAAGCTACTACTCCTTACTAGTGTGCTCCCTGCCGATACGGCTGCGGCGAGCAACATGCGTAGCGCGCTCGACACCGCTACGCAGCCTCTCAACCTCGATGTCAAGCGTTGGTTCGGCCACGAGCAGCTAGAGGCGGGGCTCAACGCCCTGATCAACTTCGGCCTTCGGGTGCTGCTCGTCCTGCTGCTCTTCTGGCTCGGGCGCATCGTCATCCGCCGCCTGCAGCGCCTCATCGACGGCATCCTTCGCCGTCGCCAGCTGGATGGTGTGGCCGTCACGCTACTGGACTCGCTCTTCTCCGCGCTCTGCTACATCGCCCTCGGCCTCACGCTGGCGGGCATCCTCGGGGTCAAGTCCGTATCCTTCGCCGCCGTGCTGGCCTCCATGGGTCTGGCCGTCGGTATGGCGCTCAGTGGCCAGCTGCAGAACCTCGCCGGCGGGGTCATCATCATGGTCACGAAGCCCTTCGGCATCGGTGACTTCATCTCCGCCCAAGGCTCCGAGGGGACGGTGCGCGCCGTCAAGCTCTTCCACACCGAGGTGCTGACGCCTGATAATAAGACGACCTTCATACCCAACGGCGTCCTCAGCAGCAATGTCATCGTCAACTTCTCCCACGAGGGGCTGCGCCGCGTGGAGTGGACCATCGGCATCGAGTACGATGAGGACGTGCCCCGCGTGCGTGGCGTCATCCAGAGCCTCCTCCAGCGGGACGAGCGCGTGCTGACGAGCCCCGAGCCGACCATCGTCCTGCACCAACTCAATAGCAGCTCGGTCGATATCCTCGTGCGTGCCTGGGTCGCCTCGGGCGACCTCTGGGCGGTGTACTGGGACTTCAACGAGCGCGTCTACGCCGCCTTCAACGAGCAGGGCATCGGCTTCCCCTTCCCACAGCTGACGCTCCACCAGGGTAAGTAG
- a CDS encoding MATE family efflux transporter, with product MNDKIKDLTQGDLRRHLYQLALPIMGTSFIQIAYSFTDMIWLGQLSSKALAAVGAAAVFSWIAASISLITKTGSEVTISQSVGAGRLDEARSYASHNVLMSLLLGLGMLLLYAGLAAPMIDLYQLEPEVRSDALHYFYISLIGFPEVYLTAALTGLYNAIGDSRTPFRISCVGLVGNMLLDPLFIHTLGWGVSGAALATVTSQAVVFILFWQRVRRDRLFGGFPFLVRLQRSYVLRILQIGLPVASLQVLFAFVSIYMGRMVSSLGGHIGVATMTSGAQIESLTWNTASGVTTALTTLVGQNYAARRLPRVYEAFRRALTFTLSVGIVGTLLFVFLGEQIFAFIVPERAAYEAGGVYLRIVGLSQAFMMLEITAGGLFYGLGRTYVPATVSFVLTYLRIPMALLFASWGWGIEAVWWAISLSSILKGLVMLGFYLWQRQQHIRQAAAQLEGL from the coding sequence ATGAACGATAAGATCAAGGACCTCACGCAGGGCGACCTGCGCCGCCACCTCTATCAGCTGGCGCTGCCCATCATGGGTACCTCCTTCATACAGATCGCCTATAGCTTCACCGACATGATCTGGCTGGGGCAGCTCAGTAGTAAGGCGCTGGCTGCGGTGGGCGCTGCGGCGGTCTTCTCCTGGATCGCTGCCTCCATCTCCCTGATTACCAAGACGGGCAGCGAGGTCACCATCTCGCAGAGCGTAGGGGCAGGGCGCCTCGACGAGGCACGTAGCTATGCCTCGCACAATGTGCTGATGAGCCTCCTGCTCGGCCTCGGGATGCTGCTCCTCTACGCAGGGCTCGCCGCACCGATGATCGACCTCTACCAGCTCGAGCCCGAGGTGCGCAGCGATGCCCTACATTACTTTTACATCTCGCTCATCGGCTTCCCCGAGGTCTACCTCACGGCAGCGCTGACGGGGCTCTACAATGCCATAGGCGACAGCCGCACGCCCTTCCGCATCTCCTGCGTGGGGCTGGTGGGCAATATGCTCCTCGACCCGCTCTTCATCCACACGCTGGGCTGGGGCGTCTCGGGGGCAGCGCTGGCGACGGTGACGAGCCAGGCGGTGGTCTTCATCCTCTTCTGGCAGCGGGTGCGCCGCGACCGCCTCTTCGGCGGCTTCCCCTTCCTAGTGCGGCTGCAGCGTAGCTATGTGCTGCGCATCCTACAGATAGGCCTGCCCGTGGCCTCGCTCCAGGTGCTCTTCGCCTTCGTCAGTATCTACATGGGGCGCATGGTCTCCAGCCTCGGCGGGCATATCGGCGTGGCGACGATGACCTCAGGGGCACAGATCGAGTCCCTGACGTGGAATACCGCCAGCGGTGTCACTACTGCGCTCACGACACTCGTCGGGCAGAACTATGCCGCTCGGCGCCTGCCACGTGTCTACGAGGCCTTCCGCCGCGCGCTGACCTTCACCCTCTCGGTGGGGATCGTCGGGACGCTGCTCTTCGTCTTCCTTGGGGAGCAGATCTTCGCCTTCATCGTCCCCGAGCGGGCGGCCTATGAGGCGGGCGGTGTCTACCTGCGTATCGTGGGGCTGTCGCAGGCCTTCATGATGCTGGAGATCACGGCGGGCGGGCTCTTCTACGGGCTGGGGCGCACCTACGTCCCCGCCACGGTGAGCTTCGTCCTCACCTATCTGCGCATCCCTATGGCACTCCTCTTCGCCTCCTGGGGCTGGGGAATCGAGGCCGTCTGGTGGGCCATCAGTCTCTCCTCGATCCTCAAGGGGCTGGTGATGCTCGGCTTCTATCTCTGGCAGCGCCAGCAGCATATCCGTCAGGCCGCAGCCCAGCTCGAGGGGCTGTAG
- a CDS encoding LTA synthase family protein, translated as MSLQDRRQTDWLRALGAQCRLLGLRLLLAMALYSAARAFFYLYNKDLLDVSSAAQLGRMFVGGLYFDLSALSYTHVLLGVLSLLPLAFTFRRGYQHFLSALYLTVNSLALILNLGDAVYYRFTFKRTTSSVFAEFGNENPLHFLRFFVDYWGVTLTGLGLILLLVVVDRRLPRPAVAPRVRLLSYRLAGSLALIVTVVLAVIGMRGGSAGTTRPITLSNAAIYIEQPQQRALVLNTPFCLIRTLGKEALPEYRYFSEAEARQYFDPIYRPGGTPRSGSFRGRNVVLIIWESFAREWVGGLNRDVPGYRGYTPFIDSLMQRSYVFEEAYANGSKSIDAMPSILTSLLKPRSPFILSVYSGNELPSLPARLDSMGYTTAFFHGAPNGSMGFDAFVKQAGVRRYYGMTEYGHDADYDGHWGIWDEPFLQYMARELTQLPEPFFSTVFTLSSHHPFRVPDQYKGQLPKGEIPYHQSIAYTDLALRRFFETASRQPWYQRTLFVLVADHAVPGVLREYKTSAGAFRVPIILFDPSGELQGREAEAVVSQSDIYPTVLDLVGDERPMIAFGSSVFDASRPRFAVNYMDGVYQMEEGQWLLQYDGEKVLALYDLKRDRLQQHDLKGRLGTPEQTMLRRLQAYLQTYSQRMRENKLTLVAPLEPTAQAAHTPTH; from the coding sequence ATGAGTCTACAAGATCGCAGACAGACGGACTGGCTGCGGGCCCTCGGGGCACAGTGTCGCCTCCTGGGGCTGCGCCTGCTCCTGGCCATGGCCCTCTACAGCGCCGCGCGTGCCTTCTTCTACCTATATAATAAGGACCTCTTGGATGTCTCGAGCGCGGCACAGCTCGGGCGGATGTTCGTGGGGGGACTGTACTTTGACCTCTCGGCGCTGAGCTACACGCACGTCCTGCTCGGGGTGCTCAGCCTGCTGCCGCTGGCCTTTACCTTCCGCCGCGGCTATCAGCACTTCCTCTCGGCACTCTACCTCACGGTCAATAGTCTGGCCCTCATCCTCAACCTCGGGGATGCGGTCTACTACCGCTTCACCTTCAAGCGTACGACGAGCTCCGTCTTCGCAGAGTTCGGCAATGAGAATCCGCTGCACTTCCTTCGCTTCTTCGTCGACTACTGGGGCGTGACGCTCACGGGGCTGGGGCTCATCCTGCTGCTGGTCGTGGTGGATAGGCGTCTCCCGCGTCCCGCAGTGGCACCTCGCGTGCGGCTCCTCTCCTATAGGCTGGCTGGGAGCCTCGCGCTCATCGTGACGGTAGTGCTCGCCGTCATCGGCATGCGCGGCGGCTCGGCAGGGACGACGCGCCCCATCACGCTGAGCAATGCTGCCATCTACATCGAGCAGCCACAGCAGCGTGCGCTGGTGCTCAACACCCCCTTCTGCCTCATCCGCACGCTGGGCAAGGAGGCGCTGCCCGAGTACCGCTACTTCAGCGAGGCCGAGGCACGGCAGTACTTCGACCCCATCTATCGCCCTGGGGGGACGCCGCGCTCGGGGAGCTTCCGCGGGCGCAATGTCGTGCTCATCATCTGGGAGAGCTTCGCACGTGAGTGGGTCGGGGGGCTCAATAGGGACGTCCCCGGCTACCGTGGCTACACGCCCTTCATCGATAGCCTGATGCAGCGCTCCTATGTCTTCGAGGAGGCCTATGCCAATGGCTCGAAGTCCATCGACGCCATGCCCTCCATCCTCACCTCCCTGCTCAAGCCCCGCAGCCCTTTCATCCTCTCCGTCTACTCGGGTAATGAGCTGCCCTCGCTCCCAGCACGTCTCGACTCGATGGGCTATACGACGGCCTTCTTCCACGGCGCGCCCAACGGCTCGATGGGCTTTGACGCCTTCGTCAAGCAGGCAGGCGTCCGCCGCTACTACGGTATGACTGAGTACGGCCATGACGCCGACTATGACGGGCACTGGGGGATATGGGACGAGCCCTTCCTGCAGTATATGGCACGCGAACTGACGCAGCTCCCCGAGCCCTTCTTCTCGACGGTCTTCACCCTCTCCTCGCACCATCCCTTCCGCGTGCCTGACCAGTACAAGGGGCAGCTGCCCAAGGGCGAGATCCCCTACCACCAGAGCATAGCCTACACGGATCTAGCGCTGCGGCGTTTCTTCGAGACCGCGAGCCGTCAGCCCTGGTATCAGCGCACGCTCTTCGTCCTCGTGGCAGACCACGCCGTGCCCGGGGTCCTGAGGGAGTACAAGACCTCGGCGGGCGCCTTCCGAGTGCCCATTATCCTCTTCGACCCCAGTGGGGAGCTGCAGGGGCGTGAGGCTGAGGCCGTGGTCTCGCAGTCGGATATCTACCCCACGGTACTGGACCTAGTGGGGGACGAGCGGCCGATGATCGCCTTCGGCAGCAGCGTCTTCGATGCGAGTCGCCCCCGCTTCGCCGTCAACTATATGGATGGGGTCTACCAGATGGAGGAGGGGCAGTGGCTGCTGCAGTACGATGGGGAGAAGGTGCTGGCGCTCTACGATCTCAAGCGTGACCGCCTGCAGCAGCACGACCTCAAGGGTCGCCTAGGCACGCCCGAGCAGACGATGTTGCGCCGCCTCCAGGCCTATCTACAGACCTACTCCCAGCGTATGCGGGAGAACAAGCTGACCCTCGTCGCACCGCTGGAGCCCACCGCTCAGGCCGCGCATACGCCCACCCATTAG
- a CDS encoding DUF349 domain-containing protein → MELPQNAHEAPHTELAAPDAAPQVVDTTSPSLQAMSPQQLVDHLAVLLQQDELPDRKVVDLIKNQFQRRKAALSAELTPAERETLEIHESRLEDLFTTFKERDRKRQELLEQLYKENKEKREALLGRFEQLFKGNEEGQDFAKLYGDFVQLRDEWKAIGEVAQQDQGPLSKRFYELRDQFYDLKAINDDLRQLDFKKNLEAKRALLEELRALESVKDPILAHRQLTELIAQWHELGPVAKEQRAEIQAEYKALTTAQHKRHQEFHDQKKASEEENLQAKVKLCEAVEALLEQGGFTTHNAWAKGVEQIKAWQAEWKTIGHAPRKDNDQVWQRFRAGIDTFFLHRGEFVRASHAQEHEVLTQKRALIARAKELRERTDWDAAAAELRQLQEEWKALGSVSQRYSQRIWSEFREHFDYFFERRRKEGRQHSSPRGAAQEHLTAKRQILDELAALLEGELPTNLSDVLAEYNTKWKAIGFVPQQYKEEINARYRELLDQLHGILRKNRAARRLSGYGDTLKHLEERGGTLQGERSRMQRHLDRLRSELETYESNLTRLSISSASGSSLLTELERKRSALIEDIKLAEQKLALLDAEGQEA, encoded by the coding sequence ATGGAACTACCACAGAATGCCCACGAAGCTCCGCACACAGAGCTCGCAGCCCCAGACGCTGCACCCCAGGTCGTTGATACTACTAGCCCTAGCCTTCAGGCGATGAGCCCCCAGCAGCTCGTGGATCATCTGGCGGTACTCCTCCAGCAGGACGAGCTGCCCGATCGCAAGGTGGTAGACCTCATCAAGAACCAGTTCCAGCGTCGCAAGGCCGCCCTCAGTGCCGAGCTCACTCCCGCCGAGCGCGAGACCCTCGAGATCCATGAGAGCCGCCTAGAGGACCTCTTCACCACCTTCAAGGAGCGCGACCGCAAGCGTCAGGAGCTCCTCGAGCAGCTGTATAAGGAGAATAAGGAGAAGCGCGAGGCGCTGCTCGGCCGCTTCGAGCAGCTCTTCAAGGGCAATGAGGAGGGCCAGGACTTCGCCAAGCTCTATGGCGACTTCGTCCAGCTCCGCGACGAATGGAAGGCGATCGGAGAGGTCGCCCAGCAGGATCAGGGACCGCTCTCCAAGCGCTTCTACGAGCTGCGCGACCAGTTCTACGATCTCAAGGCCATCAACGACGACCTGCGCCAGCTGGACTTCAAGAAGAACCTGGAGGCCAAGCGTGCCCTCCTCGAGGAGCTGCGCGCGCTGGAGAGCGTCAAGGACCCCATCCTAGCCCACCGCCAGCTGACCGAGCTCATCGCTCAGTGGCATGAGCTCGGCCCTGTGGCCAAGGAGCAGCGCGCCGAGATTCAGGCCGAGTACAAGGCCTTGACAACGGCGCAGCACAAGCGCCACCAGGAGTTCCACGACCAGAAGAAGGCCAGCGAGGAGGAGAACCTCCAGGCCAAGGTCAAGCTCTGCGAGGCCGTCGAGGCGCTCCTAGAGCAGGGCGGCTTCACCACGCACAACGCCTGGGCCAAGGGGGTCGAGCAGATCAAGGCCTGGCAGGCGGAGTGGAAGACCATAGGCCACGCGCCACGCAAGGACAACGATCAGGTATGGCAGCGCTTCCGCGCCGGGATCGATACCTTCTTCCTGCACCGCGGGGAGTTCGTCCGCGCCAGCCACGCACAGGAGCACGAGGTGCTGACGCAGAAGCGCGCCCTCATCGCCCGTGCCAAGGAGCTGCGCGAGCGCACTGACTGGGATGCTGCTGCGGCCGAGCTGCGCCAGCTGCAGGAGGAGTGGAAGGCCCTCGGCTCGGTCTCGCAGCGCTATAGCCAGCGTATCTGGTCCGAGTTCCGCGAGCACTTCGACTACTTCTTCGAGCGCCGTCGCAAGGAAGGGCGCCAGCATAGCTCCCCCCGTGGAGCTGCGCAGGAGCACCTCACCGCCAAGCGTCAGATCCTCGACGAGCTGGCTGCCCTCCTGGAGGGCGAGCTGCCGACCAACCTCAGTGACGTCCTAGCGGAGTACAACACCAAGTGGAAGGCCATAGGCTTCGTCCCCCAGCAGTACAAGGAGGAGATCAACGCCCGCTACCGTGAGCTGCTGGATCAGCTCCATGGTATCCTGCGCAAGAACCGCGCTGCTCGCCGCCTCTCGGGCTACGGCGACACGCTCAAGCATCTCGAGGAGCGCGGCGGCACCCTGCAGGGTGAGCGCAGCCGTATGCAGCGTCACCTCGACCGCCTACGCAGCGAGCTGGAGACCTACGAGAGCAACCTCACACGTCTGAGCATCAGCAGCGCCTCGGGTAGCAGCCTCCTGACGGAGCTGGAGCGTAAGCGTAGCGCGCTGATCGAGGACATCAAGCTGGCCGAGCAGAAGCTCGCGCTCCTCGATGCCGAGGGGCAGGAGGCCTAG